Part of the Pseudomonadota bacterium genome, CGCGATGAACTTCCAGCTCCAGGGCTACCGCGTCGTCACGGCCGCCAACGGCGACGACGGGATGCGCATGGCGTTCGACGCGCGGCCGGACCTGATCGTCCTCGACGTCATGCTGCCGGGCTGGAGCGGCCTCGAGATCCTCGCCGAGATCCGCGCGAAGTCCGGGGACGTCCCCGTGATCATCCTCTCCGCCCGCGGCAAGACCGAGCACAAGCTCGAGGGGTTCGAGCTCGGCGCCGACGACTACGTTTCGAAGCCGTTCGAGCTCCCGGAGCTGCTGGCCCGCGCGGAGGCGCTCCTGCGCCGCTGGCGCCGCACCGACGAGCCGCCGATCCGGTTCGGCGAGGTCGAGATCGATCCGGTCGGCCGCACCGTCAAGGTGCGCGACGCCGCGGTGAGCCTCTCGGCGCGCGAGCTCGACCTGCTCCTCCTTCTCGCCCGCTCGCCGGGACGCCCGTTCTCGCGCGAGGCGATCCTCGACCGGATCTGGGGCTGGGGCTTCGACGGCACGGTGCGCACCGTGGACAACTTCATCATGGCGCTGCGCCAGAAGATCGAGGCGGATCCGTCGCGGCCGCGGCACCTCGTGACCGTCCGCCAGGTCGGCTACAAGCTCGAGCCCTGACCGGGGCGCCCGGCCGGCGCGCAAGAATCTCCCCCGCGCCGCCCCTTCATGGTATCAAGTGTGGTCATGAGAGGCCTCGTCGCGCTCGTCGCTCTCGCTCGCCCGAAGCAGTGGGTGAAGAACATCTTCGTCTTCACGGCGCTCATCTTCGCGCGGCACACGGAGGCCGGGGGCGAGCAGGTCAGCGCGATCACCGACGCGAGCGCGGTCGCCGACTCGCTGGTCGCCTTCGCGTGCTTCTGCCTGGCGTCGAGCGCCGTCTACTTCTTCAACGACTTCCGCGATCTCGAGGAGGATCGCTGCCACCCGGTGAAGCGGAACCGGCCGCTCGCGAAGGGCGACCTCCCGGCGTGGGTGGGGATCGCCGGGTTCGTCGTCTGCGCGGGAGGCGCGCTCGGCGCGGCGCTCGCGGCGCTCGGGGTCGTCGCCGCGGCGGTCGTCGGGACCTACGTCGCCCTCAACCTCTTGTACTCCGCCGGCCTGAAGCACGTGGTCATCATCGACGTGCTCATCATCGCCGCCGGCTTCGTCCTGCGGATCCTCGCCGGCGCCGCCGCGATCCCCGCGATGCCGTCCACGTGGCTCATCCTCTGCGCGATCACGATCTCGCTCTTCCTCGGGTTCACGAAGCGTCGCGCCGAGGTGGTGCTCCTCGGCGACAAGGCGCACGAGCACCGCCGCGTGCTCGCGCACTACTCGACCGCGTTCCTCGACCAGATGATCTCCATCGCGACCGCGGCGACGGTCGTCTGCTACATCCTGTACACGGTCGACGAGAGGACCCTCGATCTGGTGGGCTCGAGGCTCCTCATCCTCACGGTCCCGTTCGTGCTGTACGGGATCTTCAGGTACCTTTACCTCGTTTACCACGCCGAGGCCGGCGGCGATCCGACGCGCACGGTGTTCACCGACGTCCCGATGCTCCTCACGGGCGCCGGGTGGGCGGCCACGTGCATCACCGTGATCCTCTTCGGTCGCGGCATCATGGACGCGCTCGCCTGACGCGGCGCGCACGGAGAGGGTTCGCATGATTCGCGGGTTCGTTCTCTTGGGCGTCGCGGTGCTGTTCAACGGCGCCGCGAACGTGCTCATGAAGAAGGGCATGATCGGCGCGGATGCCGGCGGCGGCGCGGCCGCCATGATCAAGCACTACCTGACCTCGTGGCCGCTGATCGTCGGCCTCGTGCTCTTCGCCGTGAACGTCATCGCCTACACCCAGGCGCTGAGCCGCCTCCCGCTGTCGGTGGCCTACCCGATCATGGTCGCGCTCACCGGGGTCATCGTCATCACCGGATCGCACCTCCTCTTCAAGGAGTCGATCGGCTGGATCCAGTGGGCGGGCTACGTGCTGATCGTCGCCGGCGTCGTGTGCGTGGCGCGGTGATCCGCGCGGCGCACCAGGGCATCGCCCTCGCCGCCTGCGCCCTCTCGGCGCTCGCCGCGGCCTGCTCCGACGATCTGCGCCCGCTCCCGCCGGCGGATTTGGAGGCGCGCGCGGCCGTCCTCACGGAGGTGCAGGCTCGTCTCGCCGAGCTCCAGGGCGCGGACGTCTTGAAGGCCGTCTCCCTCCTGCGCCACGCGGATCACCGCGTGCGGCGCGCCGCCGCGCTCCGCCTCATGGAGATGGGGCCTGCCGCGGCCCCCGCCGTCGAAGATCTCGCGTCGGCGCTCGGGGACGAGGAGCCGCGAGTCCGCACCGCCGCCGCCCGCGCGCTCTCGAAGACCGGCTCTGCCGCGGCCGTCGAGCCGCTCGCCGCCTGCCTGGGCGACGGCGAGAGGCAGGTGCGGCTGTGGTGCTGGAAGGCGCTGCGCGGGCTCGGCGACGGGACGATCCCCGCGCTCGCGGACATGCTCGTGACCGGGAGCGAGATGCGGAAGCTCTCCTACAAGGACGAGGCCGGGCGCAAGCGCCACTGGCAGGACGAGCTGACGGAGCGGCTCGCGGCCGTGGGCGCGCCCGCGGTGGAGCCGCTCGCGGCCAAGATGGGGATCGAGGACCCGCAGCTCCGCGGCGCCCTGCTCCGGACCTTCGGCCTCATGGGCCCGGAGGGCAAGGGCGCCCTCCCCGTGGTGATCTCCCTCCTCGAGAACGCCGCCGACGCCGACACGCGCGTCCGCGCCATGCAGGCGATCGAGAAGATCGGGGATCTCCACCCGGACGTGATGCCGTCTTTGAGGCGCGCCGCCGAGTCGAAGGACAAGAAGATCTCGGCGCAGGCGACCAAGACGCTCCGCGCGCTCGAGAAGGCGGCGAAGGCGAAGCCGAAGACCAAGCCGAAGAAGAAGAGCGCGGCCAAGCCGAAGCCCGAGCCGAAAGAGAAGCCGCCGATCTAGTACCCGAGGAAGCTCCAGTCCGAGTACACGGCCGCGGTGGTGTTGCCGAACCCCATGACCGACTCCGCGCCCGCCGGATCGTAGAACCCGAAGCCGCTCGAGCGCAGGGGCGGCTCGTCCGCGAGCTCGAGCAGGGTCCACGCCTCGAAACCGGGGCGCAGGTCGAGCGCGTACAGCCCGGGCGCCGTGATCGCCGCGTCCGGCGTCCCGCCGAAGACGAACATCCGCTGGGCACCGCTGTCGTGGACGGTGCACCCGTTCCGCCTGCCGTCCGGAGCGCCCTCCTCGTCGCCGCTCGAGAGGAGCGTCCACTCCATGGGATCCGTCCTCGTGTCGAGCGCCCACGTGTCCTGCGCCGGGTTCACCGCCGAGGTGCCCTGCGCGCCGCTGTACACGACGAGCCGCCCGGACGTCTGATCGAACGCGGAGAAGAACCCGTACCTCGGCGTTGGCGGTTCCGTCGTCTCCGCCTCGGCCCAGATCGCCGTGT contains:
- a CDS encoding response regulator transcription factor, giving the protein MSDTEKGVREHGDLTILIVEDDRALREGLAMNFQLQGYRVVTAANGDDGMRMAFDARPDLIVLDVMLPGWSGLEILAEIRAKSGDVPVIILSARGKTEHKLEGFELGADDYVSKPFELPELLARAEALLRRWRRTDEPPIRFGEVEIDPVGRTVKVRDAAVSLSARELDLLLLLARSPGRPFSREAILDRIWGWGFDGTVRTVDNFIMALRQKIEADPSRPRHLVTVRQVGYKLEP
- a CDS encoding decaprenyl-phosphate phosphoribosyltransferase is translated as MRGLVALVALARPKQWVKNIFVFTALIFARHTEAGGEQVSAITDASAVADSLVAFACFCLASSAVYFFNDFRDLEEDRCHPVKRNRPLAKGDLPAWVGIAGFVVCAGGALGAALAALGVVAAAVVGTYVALNLLYSAGLKHVVIIDVLIIAAGFVLRILAGAAAIPAMPSTWLILCAITISLFLGFTKRRAEVVLLGDKAHEHRRVLAHYSTAFLDQMISIATAATVVCYILYTVDERTLDLVGSRLLILTVPFVLYGIFRYLYLVYHAEAGGDPTRTVFTDVPMLLTGAGWAATCITVILFGRGIMDALA
- a CDS encoding EamA family transporter, which encodes MIRGFVLLGVAVLFNGAANVLMKKGMIGADAGGGAAAMIKHYLTSWPLIVGLVLFAVNVIAYTQALSRLPLSVAYPIMVALTGVIVITGSHLLFKESIGWIQWAGYVLIVAGVVCVAR
- a CDS encoding HEAT repeat domain-containing protein; protein product: MRGAVIRAAHQGIALAACALSALAAACSDDLRPLPPADLEARAAVLTEVQARLAELQGADVLKAVSLLRHADHRVRRAAALRLMEMGPAAAPAVEDLASALGDEEPRVRTAAARALSKTGSAAAVEPLAACLGDGERQVRLWCWKALRGLGDGTIPALADMLVTGSEMRKLSYKDEAGRKRHWQDELTERLAAVGAPAVEPLAAKMGIEDPQLRGALLRTFGLMGPEGKGALPVVISLLENAADADTRVRAMQAIEKIGDLHPDVMPSLRRAAESKDKKISAQATKTLRALEKAAKAKPKTKPKKKSAAKPKPEPKEKPPI